In Methylomonas sp. MK1, the following are encoded in one genomic region:
- the gspD gene encoding type II secretion system secretin GspD: protein MKTRLLLGFLLAIFCPMLLAEKDEFSLNLKDVDIRALIETVADVTGKNFIIDPRITGNISVVTSTPMKSAQVYDVFLSILKVHGYSAIPNGNVVKIIPNISAKQDGEESELRGNPQNGDEQLTRVLQVHHVDATQLVQTLLPLMPQYAFIGAVPESNTVILSDTAANVKRLAAMIKQIDKSDLQNIEIINLRHANAADLILPLNTLITSNSAGKTTPVAPPMVADERSNSIILGGDPEMRLQMRALIANLDTPMEKAGNTEVIYMRYAVAKELVETLTGVGSLKDEKADQAKTKASTSKDFDIRADEAANALIITAPHDLMATLKSVVRQLDVRRAQVHIEAIIAEVSYDKSQNIGVEWQTKEDGSVFAASRKGEGNSLDLSQFISSVGKGLSIGYLAGSELKALLTAFANDTDVNVLSTPSLVTMDNEEANMIVGRNIPLTTGQYTPSVGGSLSTPFQTIQREDIGIKLKVLPQISEGNAVKLKVAQEVSSVVQGTTGADLQTNKRKIETSVLVDDGKVLVLGGLIQDDITETVDKVPLLGDIPYLGYLFQTNSTIITKKNLMVFLRPQIIRDAGKSSGLTHDKYNYIRDKQQEFNQDGVLLMPEQKQPLLDNLSDDNSVAEDNRGEAGGNGNR, encoded by the coding sequence ATGAAAACACGCTTGTTGCTCGGCTTTCTGCTGGCTATTTTCTGCCCGATGCTGCTGGCGGAAAAAGACGAATTCTCGCTGAATCTGAAAGATGTCGATATTCGCGCGCTGATCGAGACGGTTGCGGATGTCACCGGTAAAAACTTTATTATCGATCCGCGCATCACCGGCAATATCTCGGTGGTGACTTCCACACCGATGAAATCCGCCCAGGTTTACGATGTATTTCTGTCCATATTAAAGGTGCATGGTTACTCCGCAATTCCGAACGGCAATGTGGTTAAGATTATTCCTAATATCAGCGCCAAACAGGACGGCGAGGAAAGCGAATTGCGCGGCAATCCGCAGAACGGCGACGAGCAACTGACCCGGGTGTTACAGGTGCATCACGTCGATGCCACGCAGCTGGTGCAGACCCTGTTGCCCTTGATGCCGCAATACGCCTTTATCGGCGCGGTGCCGGAAAGTAACACCGTGATCCTGTCCGATACCGCCGCCAATGTTAAACGCTTGGCGGCGATGATCAAGCAAATCGATAAAAGCGATTTGCAAAACATTGAAATCATCAATTTGCGACACGCCAATGCCGCGGATTTGATTCTGCCGCTGAACACGCTAATAACCAGTAACAGTGCCGGCAAAACCACGCCGGTCGCACCGCCGATGGTGGCCGACGAACGCTCCAATTCCATTATCCTGGGTGGCGATCCGGAGATGCGTTTGCAGATGCGCGCCTTGATCGCCAATCTGGATACGCCGATGGAAAAAGCCGGCAATACCGAAGTGATTTATATGCGTTATGCGGTGGCCAAGGAATTGGTGGAAACTCTGACCGGGGTGGGGTCTTTGAAGGACGAAAAAGCTGACCAGGCCAAAACCAAAGCTTCCACCAGCAAGGACTTTGATATTCGGGCGGACGAGGCGGCCAACGCCTTGATTATCACGGCGCCGCACGATTTGATGGCGACCTTGAAATCGGTGGTCAGACAATTGGATGTGCGCCGCGCCCAAGTGCATATCGAAGCGATTATTGCCGAAGTCAGCTACGACAAATCGCAGAATATTGGCGTCGAATGGCAAACCAAGGAAGACGGCAGCGTATTTGCGGCCAGCAGAAAAGGGGAGGGCAACTCGCTCGATCTATCGCAATTTATTTCCTCCGTCGGTAAGGGCTTGAGTATCGGTTATTTGGCAGGCAGCGAGTTAAAAGCCTTGTTGACCGCGTTTGCCAATGATACCGACGTCAACGTGTTATCCACGCCGTCGCTGGTGACGATGGACAACGAAGAAGCCAACATGATAGTCGGTCGCAACATCCCGTTAACCACCGGCCAATACACACCTTCCGTCGGCGGCAGCCTGAGTACCCCATTTCAAACCATCCAACGCGAAGACATCGGTATTAAACTCAAAGTTTTGCCGCAGATCAGCGAAGGCAATGCGGTCAAATTAAAAGTCGCGCAAGAGGTTTCGAGCGTTGTCCAAGGTACTACCGGTGCGGATTTGCAGACCAATAAACGCAAAATCGAAACCAGCGTATTGGTCGATGACGGCAAGGTGTTGGTATTGGGCGGCTTGATCCAAGACGACATCACCGAAACGGTGGATAAGGTGCCGCTGTTGGGGGATATTCCTTATCTGGGCTACTTGTTCCAAACCAATTCGACGATTATCACCAAAAAGAATCTGATGGTGTTTTTGCGCCCGCAAATCATCAGGGATGCGGGTAAGTCCAGCGGCTTAACCCACGACAAATACAATTACATCCGCGACAAGCAACAAGAGTTTAACCAGGACGGCGTGCTGTTGATGCCGGAGCAGAAACAGCCCTTGCTGGACAACTTATCGGACGACAATTCGGTTGCGGAAGACAATCGCGGCGAGGCTGGCGGCAATGGCAACCGCTGA
- a CDS encoding type II secretion system protein N has translation MMKFAGFSKFAFDWKAAEREVVGGAYLQWLATALATVYLLGVLYVNLSTALADIDRTSTGAAASVPTETATQNPPLDLSEIATWHLFGQSPESVSSNDAVAETQLQLKLLGIMFLSKNPENASGIIQADDGQQKKYRLGDQLPGGAVLQAVEQDRVLLKRGELQESLLLKKDSVRAPSATE, from the coding sequence ATGATGAAATTTGCCGGTTTTTCAAAATTCGCTTTCGATTGGAAAGCAGCGGAACGAGAAGTGGTGGGTGGCGCCTATCTGCAATGGCTTGCCACAGCCCTGGCTACGGTTTATTTGCTTGGGGTGTTGTATGTAAATCTGTCCACCGCGTTGGCGGACATAGATCGGACTTCGACAGGGGCTGCTGCATCGGTGCCTACCGAGACGGCCACGCAAAATCCGCCCTTGGATTTGTCGGAAATCGCCACCTGGCATTTGTTTGGGCAAAGCCCGGAGAGTGTCTCGAGTAACGACGCCGTTGCGGAGACGCAATTGCAGCTGAAACTGCTAGGCATCATGTTTTTATCCAAGAATCCGGAAAATGCCAGCGGCATCATTCAAGCCGACGACGGGCAGCAAAAGAAATATAGGCTGGGCGACCAGCTGCCCGGCGGCGCGGTGTTGCAGGCTGTTGAACAAGACCGGGTCTTGCTAAAACGTGGCGAACTCCAGGAATCCTTGTTATTAAAAAAAGATAGCGTCCGCGCACCAAGTGCCACCGAATAA
- a CDS encoding DUF4365 domain-containing protein has translation MTNAFPKRLTTDKISEIGVNLVSTIINDIYGWVFRKTHLEHDYGVDAYIDFVTDDGFVTGKFIAAQIKTGQSYLSKNGNTHWYVDSKEHLNYFLNLPVPILLIVCDPDKKECFWARLDKDHIDFREKNWRHPIPKNQRLSSTYKDSIIKIFGKIEDHISDFERDNELMEMTSNDSFIQYCIPKYDIEKRNIRNLRDFISRITRNEKLTLAVQGRLYICTYGYEDDIREVHQIKEVRRWVKKRERI, from the coding sequence GTGACAAACGCATTTCCTAAGCGATTAACCACAGATAAAATATCAGAAATTGGAGTTAACCTCGTTTCAACGATTATCAACGACATCTATGGTTGGGTATTTAGAAAAACCCATCTGGAACACGATTATGGTGTTGACGCATATATAGATTTTGTTACAGATGATGGATTTGTTACCGGAAAATTTATTGCCGCTCAGATTAAAACAGGGCAAAGTTATTTATCGAAGAATGGTAATACACATTGGTATGTAGACTCCAAAGAGCATCTAAACTATTTTTTAAACTTACCAGTTCCAATTTTATTGATTGTATGTGACCCTGATAAAAAAGAGTGCTTTTGGGCACGTCTCGACAAAGATCATATTGATTTTCGCGAGAAGAATTGGAGACACCCTATACCAAAGAATCAAAGGCTTTCAAGCACGTATAAAGATAGCATAATTAAAATATTTGGAAAAATAGAGGATCATATTTCTGATTTTGAGAGAGATAATGAGTTAATGGAGATGACATCGAATGATTCTTTTATCCAATACTGCATTCCAAAATATGATATTGAAAAACGCAATATAAGAAACCTTAGAGACTTTATAAGTCGAATAACCAGAAATGAAAAATTGACTTTAGCTGTGCAAGGCAGATTATATATTTGCACCTATGGATATGAGGATGATATTAGAGAAGTGCATCAAATAAAAGAAGTAAGACGCTGGGTAAAAAAGCGAGAAAGAATATAA
- the ppk2 gene encoding polyphosphate kinase 2 encodes MSKKHPPKADKQVYKDTLQQLQVELVKLQNHIIKHGDKILIILEGRDAGGKDGTIKRIIQHLSPREIRVVALGKPSDRDLSTWYFQRYTHHLPAAQEMVLFNRSWYNRAGVERVMGFCNDDEYHEFIETVAHYEQLLVRSGIKLLKYYLDISKAEQKERLKQRQKDPLKQWKISPIDKEAQKHWQQYSEARNIMFARTHHLSAPWTVVRSDDKQSARINIIKDLLFRLDYKGKDETLVLPDANIVFNYEESYLHNGMIAP; translated from the coding sequence ATGAGCAAAAAACACCCACCAAAAGCCGATAAGCAAGTTTATAAAGACACTTTACAGCAACTGCAGGTGGAACTGGTCAAATTGCAGAATCACATCATCAAGCATGGCGACAAAATCCTGATTATCCTGGAAGGCCGCGATGCCGGCGGCAAAGACGGTACCATCAAGCGCATCATTCAACATCTCAGCCCGAGGGAAATCCGGGTGGTGGCGCTGGGCAAACCGTCCGACCGCGACCTCAGTACCTGGTATTTTCAGCGCTATACCCACCATTTGCCGGCTGCCCAGGAAATGGTGCTGTTTAACCGCAGTTGGTATAACCGCGCGGGCGTGGAGCGGGTGATGGGTTTTTGCAACGATGACGAATATCACGAGTTCATCGAAACCGTCGCTCACTACGAACAGCTGCTGGTGCGCTCCGGCATCAAGTTGCTGAAATACTATCTGGACATCAGCAAAGCCGAACAAAAAGAGCGCTTAAAGCAGCGGCAAAAAGACCCGTTGAAACAATGGAAAATCAGCCCCATCGACAAGGAAGCTCAAAAACACTGGCAGCAATACAGCGAAGCCCGCAACATCATGTTTGCCAGAACCCACCATTTATCCGCACCCTGGACGGTCGTTAGATCCGACGATAAACAATCCGCGCGGATCAATATCATCAAAGATTTATTGTTTCGTTTGGATTACAAGGGCAAGGACGAAACGCTGGTCTTGCCGGATGCGAATATAGTATTTAATTACGAAGAAAGCTATTTGCACAATGGAATGATCGCGCCGTGA